One window of the Entelurus aequoreus isolate RoL-2023_Sb linkage group LG18, RoL_Eaeq_v1.1, whole genome shotgun sequence genome contains the following:
- the LOC133634253 gene encoding LOW QUALITY PROTEIN: dynactin subunit 6-like (The sequence of the model RefSeq protein was modified relative to this genomic sequence to represent the inferred CDS: inserted 1 base in 1 codon) — protein sequence MAARLSNRVSSSRVRRLPSAXKMTDKQNAQKSVKIAAGAVVCVESEIRGDVTIGPRTVVHPKARIIAEAGPIVIGEGNLIEEQAVIINSYPENIMPDVEMEPKTMTIGINNVFEVGCMSQALKIGDNNVIESKADVGRNVILTSGCIIGAFCQVNTCEVIPENTVIYGAGCMRRVQTERPQPQTLQLDFLMKILPNYHHLKKTVKSIHAAN from the exons ATGGCGGCCAGGTTGTCAAATCGAGTGTCGAGCAGTCGAGTGCGGCGCCTCCCTTCAG TTAAAATGACGGATAAACAAAACGCCCAGAAAAG TGTGAAAATAGCTGCAGGAGCAGTTGTGTGTGTGGAGAGTGAGATCAGAGGGGATGTGACCATAG GTCCTAGGACGGTCGTGCATCCCAAAGCACGCATCATTGCAGAAGCAGGACCCATCGTTATTGGAGAAGGCAATTTAATAGAAGAACAAGCTGTCATCATCAACAG ttaCCCAGAGAACATCATGCCCGATGTTGAAATGGAGCCAAAGACCATGACCATCGGCATCAACAATGTTTTTGAAGTTGGTTGTA TGTCCCAAGCACTGAAGATTGGAGACAACAATGTCATCGAATCAAAAG CTGACGTTGGAAGGAACGTCATCCTCACCAGCGGCTGCATCATCGGGGCCTTCTGCCAGGTGAACACCTGTGAGGTCATACCTGAGAACACGGTCATCTACGGTGCAGGGTGTATGAGGCGGGTGCAGACGGAGAGACCACAG CCACAAACTCTGCAGCTGGACTTCCTCATGAAGATTCTGCCCAACTACCATCACTTGAAGAAAACTGTTAAAAGTATTCATGCTGCCAACTAA